One segment of Pantoea sp. Lij88 DNA contains the following:
- a CDS encoding YhfG family protein, translated as MANKLTEKQKVTLWQQRRSASYQASCRLEGFSSNETSVNSDDAAARLASLRRQYGL; from the coding sequence ATGGCGAACAAACTCACCGAAAAACAGAAGGTCACACTGTGGCAGCAGCGGCGTAGCGCCAGCTATCAGGCCAGCTGTCGGCTGGAAGGCTTCTCATCGAATGAAACCAGCGTAAACAGCGATGATGCAGCCGCGCGTCTGGCGTCACTGAGGAGGCAATATGGACTCTAA
- a CDS encoding hydrolase: protein MEQTSFYHMKFTGPENEHFTPPHSLRNAHLQTMLPRLLRRHSAFDPHWQRLDLPDGDFVDLAWSEDPQRAQHKPRVVLFHGLEGSFHSPYIHGLMDICRARGWLAVVMHFRGCSGEPNRLNRIYHSGETEDARFFLHWLRTRWGHVPTAAVGFSLGGNMLGCLLGQQGVAAEVDAAVIVSAPLLLEPCSVKLERGFSRFYQYYLLAQLKKNARRKLHAWPDTLPVNLAQLKVLRRLRDFDDAITARAHGFVDAADYYHRASAMPWLKHAEKPLLIIHAKDDPFMSDEVIPHSSQLSATITYQLTPHGGHVGFVGGTLRQPEMWLEQRIPQWIAPFLDN from the coding sequence ATGGAACAGACAAGCTTTTACCACATGAAATTTACCGGACCGGAAAACGAGCACTTCACGCCACCTCACAGTCTGCGTAACGCGCATCTGCAGACGATGCTGCCACGCCTGTTACGTCGCCACAGCGCGTTCGATCCTCACTGGCAGCGCCTCGATCTGCCGGATGGCGACTTCGTCGATCTCGCCTGGAGCGAAGATCCCCAGCGGGCGCAGCATAAACCGCGCGTCGTGCTATTTCATGGCCTGGAGGGCAGCTTTCACAGCCCCTATATTCATGGCCTGATGGACATCTGCCGCGCGCGCGGCTGGCTGGCCGTGGTGATGCATTTTCGCGGCTGCAGCGGCGAGCCTAACCGGCTCAATCGCATCTATCACTCCGGCGAAACCGAAGATGCCCGTTTCTTCCTGCACTGGCTGCGCACCCGCTGGGGCCACGTGCCCACCGCTGCCGTTGGTTTTTCGCTGGGTGGCAACATGCTGGGCTGTCTGCTGGGTCAGCAAGGCGTAGCCGCTGAGGTCGATGCGGCCGTGATTGTCTCCGCCCCGCTGCTGCTGGAACCGTGCAGCGTCAAACTGGAACGCGGCTTCTCGCGCTTCTATCAGTACTACCTGCTGGCGCAGCTCAAGAAAAACGCCCGCCGCAAACTGCACGCCTGGCCGGACACGCTGCCGGTCAATCTGGCGCAGCTCAAAGTGCTGCGGCGACTGCGCGATTTTGATGATGCGATTACGGCCCGCGCCCACGGTTTTGTCGATGCGGCCGATTACTATCATCGCGCCAGCGCCATGCCCTGGCTGAAGCACGCAGAGAAACCGCTGCTGATCATCCACGCGAAAGACGATCCCTTTATGAGTGATGAGGTGATCCCGCACAGCAGCCAATTATCTGCCACTATTACTTATCAACTGACACCCCACGGCGGCCACGTAGGTTTTGTCGGCGGGACGTTACGCCAGCCTGAAATGTGGCTGGAACAGCGCATCCCGCAGTGGATCGCCCCTTTTCTGGATAACTGA
- a CDS encoding YheU family protein — protein sequence MIIPWQQVSPETLENLIETFVLREGTDYGEQERSLLDKVADVRRQLETGEVVLVWSELHESVNIMPRKEFRG from the coding sequence GTGATTATTCCCTGGCAACAGGTCTCACCTGAGACCCTTGAAAATCTGATTGAAACCTTTGTGCTGCGCGAAGGCACAGACTACGGCGAGCAGGAACGCAGCCTGCTGGACAAGGTGGCTGATGTGCGACGTCAGCTGGAAACCGGCGAAGTCGTGCTGGTGTGGTCGGAACTGCATGAATCGGTCAATATCATGCCGCGCAAAGAATTTCGTGGCTGA
- a CDS encoding OsmC family protein: MQARVKWVEGLTFLGESSSGHQILMDGNSGDKAPSPMEMVLMAAGGCSAIDVVSILQKGRNDVADCEVKLTSERREEAPRIFTHINLHFIVSGKALQDKAVSRAVDLSAEKYCSVAIMLGKGVTMTHSYEVVEL, from the coding sequence ATGCAGGCAAGAGTGAAATGGGTAGAAGGGCTGACATTCCTCGGAGAATCCTCATCCGGCCACCAGATACTGATGGATGGCAATTCGGGTGATAAAGCGCCCAGCCCAATGGAGATGGTGCTGATGGCGGCCGGTGGATGCAGCGCGATTGATGTGGTTTCAATTCTGCAAAAAGGCCGCAATGATGTGGCTGATTGTGAAGTAAAACTGACCTCAGAACGTCGTGAAGAGGCGCCGCGAATCTTTACGCACATCAACCTGCATTTTATCGTGAGTGGTAAAGCGCTCCAGGATAAAGCGGTCTCACGCGCCGTGGATCTTTCTGCTGAAAAATATTGCTCGGTGGCCATCATGCTGGGTAAAGGTGTGACGATGACGCATAGCTATGAAGTGGTTGAGCTGTAA
- a CDS encoding putative adenosine monophosphate-protein transferase Fic translates to MDSNTAVSQDPYLWQHDNVLKNLPDIHDAAQLRKAELSFSAARAATLELGPRNPGLPYLRQIHRTLFQDVYSWAGELRTIDIWRDETPFCHFEYIEKEGNALMAALEEEKGLADLPRDAFVQRLAHYYCEINMLHPFRHGNGRAQRIFFEQLALHAGYLLDWDETDAESWKAANQAGVAGDLAPLEQVFAKVVSEAA, encoded by the coding sequence ATGGACTCTAATACTGCCGTCAGCCAGGATCCCTACCTGTGGCAGCACGACAACGTGCTGAAAAACCTGCCCGATATTCATGATGCCGCGCAGCTGCGCAAGGCGGAACTGAGCTTCAGTGCGGCGCGCGCCGCCACGCTGGAACTGGGTCCCCGTAATCCCGGCTTGCCATATCTGCGCCAGATCCATCGCACGCTGTTCCAGGATGTCTACAGCTGGGCCGGTGAACTGCGCACCATCGATATCTGGCGTGATGAGACGCCGTTCTGTCATTTCGAATATATCGAAAAGGAAGGCAACGCCCTGATGGCCGCGCTGGAAGAGGAGAAGGGGCTGGCTGATCTGCCGCGTGATGCGTTTGTTCAGCGGCTTGCTCACTACTACTGCGAAATCAATATGCTCCATCCTTTCCGCCACGGAAACGGTCGGGCACAGCGGATTTTCTTTGAACAGCTGGCGCTGCATGCCGGTTATCTGCTGGACTGGGATGAGACGGACGCGGAAAGCTGGAAAGCGGCTAATCAGGCCGGTGTGGCCGGAGACCTGGCCCCGCTGGAGCAGGTCTTTGCGAAAGTGGTGAGCGAGGCAGCGTAA
- a CDS encoding aminodeoxychorismate/anthranilate synthase component II, whose product MLLLIDNYDSFTWNLYQYFCELGAQVQVVRNDAITLEQMAALPLTHLVISPGPCTPSESGISLAAIRHFAGQLPVLGVCLGHQAIAQAYGAQVVRARQVMHGKTSAIQHTGQGVFRNLNNPLTVTRYHSLIVQRDSLPDAFEVTAWTVRDGEPDEIMGFRHKTLALEGVQFHPESILSEQGHQLLRNFLAQ is encoded by the coding sequence ATGCTGCTGCTTATCGACAATTACGACTCCTTTACCTGGAATCTTTATCAATATTTCTGCGAGCTGGGCGCGCAGGTTCAGGTGGTGCGCAACGATGCCATCACCCTGGAGCAGATGGCGGCGCTGCCGCTGACCCATCTGGTGATCTCCCCTGGCCCCTGTACGCCTTCAGAGTCCGGCATCTCGCTGGCAGCGATCCGGCACTTCGCCGGGCAGCTGCCGGTGCTGGGCGTCTGCCTGGGGCATCAGGCGATTGCGCAGGCGTATGGCGCACAGGTTGTACGCGCGCGTCAGGTGATGCACGGCAAAACCTCCGCGATTCAGCACACCGGCCAGGGCGTGTTCCGCAATCTCAATAATCCCCTGACCGTGACCCGCTATCACTCGCTGATTGTGCAGCGCGATTCTCTGCCCGACGCATTCGAGGTGACTGCCTGGACGGTGCGTGATGGCGAGCCTGACGAGATTATGGGATTCCGCCATAAAACTCTGGCGCTGGAAGGCGTTCAGTTCCATCCCGAAAGCATTCTCAGCGAGCAGGGACATCAGTTGCTGCGCAATTTCCTTGCGCAATAA
- the ppiA gene encoding peptidylprolyl isomerase A has protein sequence MFKRTLTAAITLLALSSVSAQALAAKGDTHVLLTTSAGNIELELNNQKAPVSVKNFVDYVNNGFYNNTIFHRVIPGFMVQGGGFTTDMQQKQTNAPIKNEADNGLRNLRGTISMARTADKDSATSQFFLNVADNAFLDHGQRDFGYAVFGKIVKGQDVVEKISQVPTKDVGPYQNVPSKPVVILSAKVLP, from the coding sequence ATGTTTAAACGTACTTTAACAGCGGCCATCACCCTGTTAGCCCTCTCTTCCGTTTCCGCCCAGGCGCTGGCCGCAAAAGGTGACACACACGTTCTGCTCACCACCTCCGCCGGCAATATCGAACTCGAACTGAATAACCAAAAAGCGCCGGTTTCTGTGAAAAACTTCGTTGATTACGTCAACAACGGTTTTTATAACAACACCATTTTTCACCGCGTGATCCCGGGCTTTATGGTGCAGGGGGGTGGTTTCACCACTGACATGCAGCAGAAGCAGACCAACGCGCCGATTAAGAATGAAGCGGACAATGGCCTGCGTAACCTGCGCGGCACCATCTCTATGGCCCGTACCGCCGATAAAGACAGTGCGACCAGCCAGTTCTTCCTCAACGTCGCGGATAATGCCTTCCTCGACCACGGACAGCGCGATTTTGGCTATGCCGTATTTGGTAAGATTGTGAAAGGTCAGGATGTGGTTGAAAAAATTTCTCAGGTACCGACCAAAGATGTGGGTCCTTACCAGAATGTTCCGTCCAAACCGGTAGTTATCCTCTCCGCCAAAGTCCTGCCTTAA
- the crp gene encoding cAMP-activated global transcriptional regulator CRP, translated as MVLGKPQTDPTLEWFLSHCHIHKYPSKSTLIHQGEKAETLYYIVKGSVAVLIKDEEGKEMILSYLNQGDFIGELGLFEEGQERSAWVRAKSACEVAEISYKKFRQLIQVNPDILMRLSSQMARRLQVTSEKVGNLAFLDVTGRIAQTLLNLAKQPDAMTHPDGMQIKITRQEIGQIVGCSRETVGRILKMLEDQNLISAHGKTIVVYGTR; from the coding sequence ATGGTTCTCGGCAAACCGCAAACAGACCCTACACTCGAATGGTTCCTGTCCCATTGCCATATTCACAAGTATCCATCCAAAAGTACGCTGATTCACCAAGGTGAAAAAGCTGAAACGCTTTACTACATCGTGAAAGGTTCCGTCGCGGTTCTGATTAAAGATGAAGAAGGCAAAGAGATGATTCTTTCCTACCTGAATCAGGGCGATTTCATTGGTGAGCTTGGCCTCTTCGAAGAAGGCCAGGAGCGCAGCGCCTGGGTACGTGCGAAAAGCGCGTGCGAAGTGGCGGAGATTTCTTACAAGAAATTCCGTCAGCTGATCCAGGTTAACCCCGACATCCTGATGCGACTCTCATCGCAGATGGCGCGTCGCCTGCAGGTCACGTCTGAAAAAGTGGGTAACCTCGCTTTCCTCGACGTCACCGGGCGCATTGCACAGACCCTGCTCAACCTGGCGAAACAGCCAGATGCCATGACGCATCCCGACGGCATGCAAATTAAAATCACTCGTCAGGAAATTGGCCAGATTGTTGGTTGTTCACGCGAAACCGTGGGCCGTATTTTGAAGATGCTGGAAGATCAGAACCTGATCTCCGCACACGGCAAAACCATCGTCGTTTACGGCACCCGTTAA
- a CDS encoding aspartate aminotransferase family protein, whose amino-acid sequence MAAEKIAVTRETFDNVILPVYAPAQFVPVKGKGSRVWDQQGKEYIDFSGGIAVTALGHCHPALVETLKSQGETLWHTSNVFTNEPALRLASKLIQATFADRVFFANSGAEANEAAFKLARYYACKRHSPFKSKIIAFHNAFHGRTLFTVTVGGQPKYSDGFGPKPADIVHVPFNDLDAVKAVIDDHTCAIVVEPIQGEGGVVPATQEFMQGLRALCDQHQALLVLDEVQSGMGRSGKLFAYEHYGIQPDILTSAKALGGGFPVSAMLTTNEIASTMAPGVHGTTYGGNPLACAIAETALDIINTPDVLEGVEMRRQHFVTALKAIDAKYDLFSDIRGKGLLIGAALKPQHAGRSRDILNAAAAEGVMVLVAGTDVMRFAPSLIIEPADIEEGMSRFATAVGKVLNG is encoded by the coding sequence ATGGCAGCGGAAAAAATTGCGGTCACGCGGGAAACGTTCGATAACGTTATTTTGCCTGTTTATGCACCTGCGCAGTTCGTGCCGGTTAAAGGCAAGGGCAGCCGTGTATGGGATCAGCAGGGCAAAGAGTATATCGATTTCTCGGGGGGTATCGCCGTCACCGCACTTGGACACTGCCATCCCGCGCTGGTGGAGACGCTGAAAAGCCAGGGCGAGACGCTGTGGCACACCAGCAACGTCTTCACCAACGAACCGGCGCTGCGTCTCGCCAGTAAGTTAATCCAGGCGACCTTTGCTGACCGTGTTTTCTTCGCCAACTCCGGTGCCGAAGCCAACGAAGCCGCCTTTAAGCTGGCGCGCTACTACGCCTGCAAACGTCACAGCCCGTTTAAAAGTAAGATCATCGCCTTCCATAACGCTTTTCATGGCCGGACGCTGTTTACCGTCACGGTTGGCGGCCAGCCAAAATATTCTGACGGATTCGGTCCGAAACCGGCGGATATCGTTCACGTGCCGTTCAATGACCTGGACGCGGTGAAAGCGGTGATTGACGATCATACCTGCGCCATCGTGGTTGAACCGATTCAGGGTGAAGGCGGCGTGGTGCCCGCGACGCAGGAATTTATGCAGGGACTGCGTGCGCTTTGCGATCAGCATCAGGCGCTGCTGGTGCTGGATGAAGTGCAGAGCGGCATGGGACGCAGCGGCAAGCTGTTCGCCTATGAGCATTATGGCATTCAGCCCGATATTCTGACCTCAGCCAAAGCGCTGGGCGGTGGCTTCCCGGTGAGCGCCATGCTCACCACCAACGAGATCGCCTCGACCATGGCGCCGGGCGTGCATGGCACCACCTATGGCGGTAATCCGCTGGCCTGCGCCATCGCCGAAACGGCGCTGGATATCATCAATACGCCAGACGTGCTGGAAGGCGTTGAGATGCGTCGCCAGCACTTTGTTACGGCGCTGAAGGCCATCGACGCGAAGTATGATCTCTTCAGCGACATTCGCGGTAAGGGGCTGCTGATAGGTGCGGCGCTGAAACCTCAGCATGCAGGCAGATCGCGCGACATTCTGAATGCCGCCGCCGCTGAAGGCGTGATGGTGCTGGTGGCCGGAACCGACGTAATGCGTTTTGCGCCGTCACTGATTATCGAACCGGCCGACATTGAAGAGGGCATGAGCCGCTTCGCCACCGCCGTCGGCAAAGTGCTCAACGGCTGA
- a CDS encoding phosphoribulokinase produces MSARHPIIAVTGSSGAGTTTTSLAFRKIFQQLDLHAAELEGDSFHRFTRPEMDMAIRKARDLGRHVSYFGPEANDFGLLEQSFKEYGQSGQGQSRKYLHTYDEAVPWNQVPGTFTPWQPLPQNTDILFYEGLHGGVVTAQHNVAEQVDLLVGVVPIVNLEWIQKLVRDTGERGHSREAVMDSVVRSMEDYINFITPQFSRTHLNFQRVPTVDTSNPFAARAIPSLDESFVVIHFQALEDIDFPYLLAMLQGSFISHINTLVVPGGKMGLAMELIMGPLVKRLMEGKRIE; encoded by the coding sequence ATGTCTGCACGTCATCCCATTATCGCGGTGACCGGTTCCAGCGGCGCAGGAACCACCACCACCAGCCTCGCGTTTCGCAAAATCTTTCAGCAGCTCGATCTCCATGCGGCCGAGCTGGAAGGTGACAGTTTTCACCGTTTTACCCGCCCTGAAATGGATATGGCGATTCGTAAGGCGCGCGATTTAGGACGTCATGTCAGCTATTTCGGCCCGGAAGCCAATGACTTTGGTCTGCTGGAGCAGAGCTTTAAAGAGTATGGTCAAAGCGGACAGGGGCAGTCGCGTAAATATCTGCACACCTACGATGAAGCGGTGCCGTGGAATCAGGTGCCCGGCACCTTTACGCCCTGGCAGCCACTGCCGCAGAACACCGACATTCTTTTTTATGAAGGACTGCACGGCGGCGTGGTGACGGCGCAGCACAACGTCGCGGAACAGGTCGATCTGCTGGTTGGCGTGGTGCCGATTGTTAACCTGGAGTGGATTCAGAAGCTGGTGCGCGACACCGGCGAGCGCGGTCATTCACGCGAAGCGGTGATGGATTCCGTCGTGCGCTCGATGGAGGATTACATCAACTTCATCACGCCACAGTTCTCACGCACACACCTTAACTTTCAGCGCGTCCCGACCGTCGACACCTCAAACCCGTTCGCGGCCCGCGCCATTCCGTCACTGGATGAGAGCTTTGTAGTGATTCACTTTCAGGCGCTGGAAGATATCGACTTCCCCTATCTGCTGGCGATGCTGCAGGGATCGTTTATCTCGCACATTAATACGCTCGTCGTGCCCGGCGGCAAAATGGGTCTGGCGATGGAGTTGATCATGGGCCCGCTGGTAAAACGGCTGATGGAAGGTAAACGGATAGAGTAA
- a CDS encoding YccS/YhfK family putative transporter, whose translation MWRRIIYHPEVNYALRQTLVLCLPVALGWLAGDLQKGLLFSLVPACCNIAGLDTPHKRFFKRLIVGGSLFALGSFLIQWLTLHAIPLPLILFAMPLLLGVTGEISPLHGRLLPGTLIAAIFTLSLIGRMPIYVTPLLYIGGTLWYGVFNWFWFWLWKEQPMRESLSLIYRELANYCDAKYTLLTQLTDPEKALPPLLARQQKVVDLINTCYQQMHMLSASRDHSHKRLTRAFQVALDLQEHISVSLHRPEEVQKLVEQSHAEAVIRWNAKTISARLRVLADNILYHQLPDRFAMDKQLGALEKIAHQHPDNPVGNFCLYHFNRIARVLRTQKPLYQRDLMADRQRRLPLLPALRSYLSFRSSALRTAGRFAVMLMLGSALALFFNIPKPYWILMTIMFVSQNGYSATRVRIQHRALGTFAGLVIAAATLRLAVPESLVLMIMLAITFISYRFTRQFYGWSMIGFTVTAVYSLQLLSLNGAQFLLPRLMDTLMGCLIAFGGMLWLWPQWQSGLLRQNAHDALETYQDALRLLLGDEQSPEKLAYQRVKVNQAHNALFNSLNQAMQEPAFNARYLSDMRLWVTHSQFIVEHINAITILAREHTMLTASLAERYLQSCEIALQRCQQRLEYDGESSQVNLLDDLENITEGPITVVEQHVRRILDHLSVMYTISSLAWNQRPQHGRWLIRRLRKN comes from the coding sequence ATGTGGCGTCGAATCATTTACCATCCTGAAGTTAACTACGCCTTGCGGCAAACGCTGGTGCTCTGTCTGCCGGTGGCGCTGGGCTGGCTGGCTGGCGACCTGCAAAAAGGTCTGCTGTTCTCCTTAGTGCCCGCCTGCTGCAACATCGCCGGTCTGGATACCCCGCATAAACGCTTCTTCAAACGTCTCATTGTTGGCGGCAGCCTGTTTGCCCTCGGCAGCTTTCTCATTCAGTGGCTCACCCTGCATGCTATCCCACTGCCGCTGATCCTCTTCGCCATGCCCCTGCTGCTCGGCGTCACCGGTGAAATCAGTCCGCTGCATGGCCGCCTGCTGCCCGGCACCCTTATCGCCGCTATCTTTACCCTCAGCCTGATTGGCCGCATGCCCATCTATGTCACCCCGCTGCTCTATATCGGCGGCACGCTCTGGTATGGGGTGTTTAACTGGTTCTGGTTCTGGCTGTGGAAAGAGCAGCCGATGCGCGAGAGCCTCAGCCTCATCTACCGCGAGCTGGCTAACTACTGCGACGCTAAATATACCCTGCTGACTCAGCTCACCGATCCGGAAAAGGCCCTGCCGCCGCTGCTGGCGCGTCAGCAGAAAGTGGTCGATCTGATCAACACCTGTTATCAGCAGATGCACATGCTGTCGGCCAGCCGCGATCACAGCCATAAGCGGCTGACGCGCGCCTTTCAGGTGGCGCTGGATCTGCAGGAGCACATCTCAGTCAGCCTGCATCGGCCGGAAGAGGTGCAGAAGCTGGTCGAACAGAGCCATGCCGAAGCGGTCATCCGCTGGAATGCCAAAACCATCTCGGCCCGGCTGCGGGTGCTGGCGGATAACATCCTTTATCACCAGCTACCCGATCGCTTTGCGATGGATAAACAGCTCGGCGCGCTGGAGAAGATCGCCCATCAGCATCCCGACAATCCGGTAGGTAACTTCTGCCTTTACCACTTCAACCGCATTGCGCGGGTCCTGCGCACCCAGAAACCCCTGTATCAGCGCGATCTGATGGCGGACCGCCAGCGCCGTCTGCCGCTGTTACCGGCGCTGCGCAGTTATCTCTCGTTTCGCTCGTCGGCGCTGCGCACGGCCGGTCGCTTTGCGGTCATGCTGATGCTGGGCAGCGCGCTGGCGCTGTTCTTCAACATCCCTAAGCCCTACTGGATCCTGATGACCATTATGTTCGTCAGCCAGAACGGCTACAGCGCCACCCGTGTCCGCATTCAGCACCGGGCGCTGGGCACCTTTGCCGGTCTGGTCATCGCGGCCGCCACGCTGCGCCTGGCCGTGCCGGAGTCGCTGGTGCTGATGATCATGCTGGCAATAACCTTTATCAGCTATCGCTTTACCCGCCAGTTCTATGGCTGGTCGATGATTGGCTTTACGGTCACGGCGGTTTACTCGCTGCAGTTGCTGTCGCTGAATGGCGCGCAGTTTCTGCTGCCGCGACTGATGGATACGCTGATGGGCTGTCTGATCGCCTTTGGCGGGATGCTGTGGCTGTGGCCGCAGTGGCAGAGCGGCTTACTGCGGCAGAATGCCCATGACGCGCTGGAAACCTATCAGGATGCGCTGCGGCTGTTGCTGGGCGACGAACAGTCACCCGAGAAACTGGCTTATCAGCGCGTGAAGGTGAATCAGGCTCACAATGCGCTGTTTAACTCACTCAATCAGGCGATGCAGGAACCGGCATTCAACGCCCGCTATCTGAGTGATATGCGGCTCTGGGTCACGCACAGCCAGTTTATTGTCGAGCATATCAATGCGATAACGATTCTGGCGCGCGAGCACACCATGCTGACGGCCTCACTGGCTGAACGCTATCTGCAATCCTGTGAAATCGCGCTGCAGCGGTGTCAGCAGCGGCTGGAATATGATGGTGAAAGCTCGCAGGTGAACCTGCTGGATGACCTGGAGAATATCACTGAGGGACCGATCACGGTGGTGGAGCAGCATGTGCGGCGCATTCTCGATCATCTGAGCGTGATGTACACCATTTCATCGCTGGCGTGGAACCAGCGACCGCAACATGGCCGCTGGCTGATCCGACGCTTACGTAAAAACTAA
- a CDS encoding LysE family translocator: MELSLFLSMLGFLWVAAITPGPNNMLLTASGANFGFLRTLPLMIGIMIGMQVMLLMVAFGVGGLILLYPSLHLVLKIAGSLYLLWLAWKIATSSYEKLETDQAPDAPMPFWQGGLLQLINPKAWLMALGAVASFSLAGDAYRHSVMAISVGMFLVNLVSGVIWMGFGAMIGRILRSRRAWKIFNLAMGLLTAACVLLIWH, translated from the coding sequence ATGGAACTGAGTCTTTTCTTATCAATGTTGGGATTTCTTTGGGTCGCGGCCATTACGCCGGGTCCCAATAATATGTTACTCACCGCCTCGGGCGCTAATTTTGGCTTTCTGCGCACCCTTCCGCTGATGATCGGCATCATGATCGGCATGCAGGTGATGCTGCTGATGGTGGCCTTTGGCGTTGGCGGTCTGATTCTGCTCTATCCTTCGCTGCATCTGGTGCTGAAAATCGCCGGTAGTCTCTATCTGCTCTGGCTGGCGTGGAAGATAGCGACGTCCAGCTATGAAAAGCTGGAAACGGATCAGGCGCCGGATGCGCCAATGCCGTTCTGGCAGGGTGGGCTGTTGCAGCTGATCAATCCCAAGGCCTGGCTGATGGCGCTGGGCGCGGTCGCCAGCTTTAGCCTGGCGGGTGATGCGTATCGCCATTCGGTGATGGCGATAAGCGTCGGCATGTTTCTGGTTAATCTGGTGTCGGGCGTGATCTGGATGGGATTTGGCGCGATGATCGGCCGTATTCTGCGCAGCCGCCGCGCCTGGAAAATCTTTAACCTCGCCATGGGGCTGCTGACCGCCGCCTGCGTGCTGCTAATCTGGCACTGA
- the tsgA gene encoding MFS transporter TsgA codes for MTNRNRIGLTWISFFSYALTGALVIVTGMVMGDIAKDFQIPVSSMSNTFTFLNSGILAAVFLNAWLMVIVPLKRQLIFGFVLMVLAIIGLMTSRDLTVFSLCMFVLGVVSGITMSIGTFLITHMYEGRQRGSRLLFTDSFFSMAGTLFPVLAGILLARQLPWYWVYVCIGFIYVAIFIMTLFVEFPVLRKPENSPTVEKEKWGVGVLLLAVAALCYILGQLGFISWVPEYATKVMGMNINDAGQLVGSFWTAYMVGMWAFSFLLRFFDLQRILMVLAGLATLLMYWFVSSSDASMLKWIIMILGFSSSAIYTTIITLGSLQTKVASPKLVNFILTCGTVGTMLTFVVTAPIVEKSGVHTALATANALYAVVFVMCALLGFVSRHRTHGHVMH; via the coding sequence ATGACAAACCGTAATCGTATTGGCCTCACCTGGATAAGCTTCTTCTCCTACGCGCTGACCGGCGCGCTGGTGATCGTTACCGGCATGGTAATGGGCGATATCGCAAAAGATTTCCAGATCCCCGTCTCCAGCATGAGTAATACCTTCACTTTCCTTAACAGCGGCATTCTGGCTGCGGTTTTCCTGAACGCCTGGCTGATGGTGATTGTGCCACTGAAACGTCAGCTGATTTTCGGCTTCGTCCTGATGGTGCTGGCGATAATCGGGCTGATGACCAGCCGCGATCTGACCGTCTTCTCGCTCTGCATGTTTGTTCTGGGCGTGGTCAGCGGCATTACCATGTCGATCGGTACCTTCCTGATTACCCACATGTATGAAGGCCGTCAGCGTGGTTCACGCCTGCTGTTCACTGACTCCTTCTTCAGCATGGCGGGCACGCTGTTTCCGGTGCTGGCGGGGATTCTGCTGGCGCGTCAGCTGCCGTGGTACTGGGTCTACGTCTGCATCGGCTTTATCTACGTCGCCATCTTCATCATGACGCTGTTTGTTGAGTTCCCGGTGCTGCGTAAGCCTGAAAACAGTCCGACGGTTGAGAAAGAGAAATGGGGTGTGGGCGTGCTGCTGCTGGCTGTCGCGGCACTCTGCTACATTCTGGGCCAGCTCGGCTTTATCTCCTGGGTGCCGGAATATGCCACCAAAGTCATGGGCATGAACATCAATGATGCCGGACAACTGGTGGGTAGCTTCTGGACGGCTTATATGGTCGGTATGTGGGCCTTCAGCTTCCTGCTGCGCTTCTTCGATCTGCAACGCATTCTGATGGTGCTGGCGGGTCTGGCAACCCTGCTGATGTACTGGTTCGTCAGCAGCAGCGATGCCAGCATGCTGAAATGGATCATCATGATTCTTGGCTTCAGCTCAAGTGCTATCTACACCACCATCATCACTCTGGGTTCACTGCAGACCAAAGTGGCTTCACCGAAGCTGGTGAACTTCATTCTGACCTGCGGCACCGTCGGCACCATGCTGACCTTTGTGGTCACGGCGCCTATCGTTGAGAAAAGCGGTGTGCATACCGCACTGGCGACGGCTAATGCGCTCTACGCCGTGGTGTTTGTGATGTGTGCCCTGCTCGGCTTTGTCAGCCGTCATCGTACGCACGGTCACGTCATGCATTAA